A single genomic interval of Rhizobium leguminosarum bv. trifolii WSM1325 harbors:
- a CDS encoding polysaccharide deacetylase (PFAM: polysaccharide deacetylase~KEGG: rec:RHECIAT_CH0001315 putative polysaccharide deacetylase protein), translated as MNRILLASAFLLVNISAAFADETPSALPAPAAVSPVAAAVSSVPAAVSPVPAAVSPAPKASAPKLVEPHLHIARSNLVGHARIALTFDACMGQADERILSTLVRERIPATIFVTARWLKRNPAALAVFLQNPDLFELENHGQNHIPAVDTPTLIYGIASAGSPQAVRQEVEGGAAAMVAAGIPAPHWFRGSTAKYDLSAIGEIRAMGYRIAGYSVNGDGGSLLGAVITEKRIASAKDGDVVISHINQPTHTAGEGVAKALVDLKAKGTQFVRLQDVEDTGDDKTTE; from the coding sequence ATGAACCGCATCCTGCTCGCTTCGGCGTTCCTTCTCGTCAACATCTCCGCTGCATTCGCGGACGAAACCCCGTCAGCGCTGCCCGCCCCGGCCGCAGTCAGTCCGGTCGCGGCTGCAGTCAGTTCGGTCCCGGCTGCAGTCAGTCCGGTCCCGGCTGCAGTCAGTCCGGCCCCGAAGGCGTCGGCGCCAAAGCTTGTCGAGCCGCATCTGCACATCGCCCGCTCGAACCTTGTCGGCCACGCTCGCATTGCGCTCACCTTCGATGCCTGCATGGGGCAGGCGGACGAGCGCATCCTTTCGACGCTGGTGCGTGAACGCATCCCGGCAACGATCTTCGTCACCGCCCGCTGGCTGAAGCGCAATCCAGCAGCACTTGCCGTCTTCCTGCAAAACCCCGATCTCTTCGAACTCGAAAATCATGGCCAGAACCATATTCCGGCCGTCGACACGCCGACGCTGATTTATGGCATCGCGTCCGCCGGCTCGCCGCAGGCGGTGCGGCAGGAGGTCGAAGGCGGCGCTGCCGCCATGGTCGCAGCCGGCATCCCGGCGCCGCACTGGTTCCGGGGTTCGACCGCCAAATATGACCTGTCCGCCATCGGCGAGATTCGCGCCATGGGCTATCGCATTGCCGGTTATTCGGTAAACGGCGACGGCGGCTCGCTGCTTGGGGCTGTCATCACCGAAAAGCGCATCGCTTCCGCCAAGGACGGCGACGTCGTCATCTCCCACATCAACCAGCCGACCCATACGGCCGGCGAAGGGGTGGCGAAGGCGCTGGTCGATCTCAAGGCCAAGGGCACCCAATTCGTCCGCCTCCAGGATGTCGAGGACACCGGCGACGACAAAACGACCGAATAG
- a CDS encoding hypothetical protein (KEGG: hypothetical protein) — MSRAVWNVESEIRNELHPAEVVVWTGQPSAWGTFVFKCPDVLFGVIFVIVGSPALLWANNGVISIDQPAGIMGIIFPGIFMLIGISTIAGVVFDMIATSRTVYAATDRRLLIIRNMIRRRATTIAPTAINVVEAREKWDRSGTLTFRREGDGDSVKKFAFIGIPNVREVAKHVEELRMSARKQAS, encoded by the coding sequence ATGTCTCGTGCGGTTTGGAATGTCGAAAGTGAAATTCGAAATGAGCTTCATCCCGCGGAAGTGGTTGTCTGGACAGGGCAGCCAAGTGCCTGGGGAACTTTCGTTTTTAAATGTCCCGATGTGCTTTTTGGCGTGATCTTCGTGATCGTGGGTTCCCCCGCGCTGTTGTGGGCAAATAACGGGGTTATCAGCATCGATCAGCCAGCTGGAATCATGGGCATCATATTCCCCGGGATCTTCATGCTCATTGGCATCTCGACTATCGCGGGCGTGGTTTTCGATATGATCGCCACGAGTCGAACCGTTTACGCCGCCACCGATCGCAGGCTTCTCATCATTCGAAACATGATCAGGCGACGCGCGACGACGATAGCACCAACAGCCATCAACGTCGTGGAGGCCCGGGAAAAATGGGACCGCTCGGGAACCCTCACTTTCCGTCGGGAGGGAGACGGGGATAGCGTCAAAAAATTCGCCTTTATCGGTATCCCAAACGTTCGCGAAGTGGCTAAGCATGTTGAAGAGTTGCGAATGAGTGCAAGAAAACAAGCCAGCTAG
- a CDS encoding FAD dependent oxidoreductase (PFAM: FAD dependent oxidoreductase~KEGG: rec:RHECIAT_CH0001316 putative sarcosine oxidase protein), translated as MASDLDLAESDHDQMVSGRSLWGKSGIRPEWRPIEQSFSTDVAVIGGGITGALVAEHLTARGFSVAIIDREEPGFGSTAASTAMLQWEIDSTLTELEDYYGFERAAGIYRRSGAAVAGLSKLIAANGIVCSFRPRNTLYLADGREGARDLLEERQLRRRAGLPGVYLEHPDLFTQFELDRDGAIYSPGSAECDPLLLTWALIEMAVRRGARLLDASVTALHSEGDHVTAETDGGHVIEARHVVLATGYSMPGLDMPKLHRSTSSWALATVPQDPANFWRDRALIWEDSHPYLYMRTTADNRIVAGGEDDETIDAEARDRKLPAKTMAIQEKMKRLWPKADTRVEHAWCGTFGETVDGLPLIGPVPETPHVFAAYGYGGNGITFSYLAAQMIGAMLAGMHRDWFEDFALDRDGPGLARFHSGMHRSETESQRR; from the coding sequence GTGGCATCTGATCTCGATCTTGCCGAATCCGATCACGACCAGATGGTGAGCGGCCGTTCTCTCTGGGGGAAGAGCGGTATACGGCCGGAATGGCGGCCGATCGAGCAGAGCTTTTCCACCGACGTCGCCGTGATCGGCGGCGGCATCACCGGCGCATTGGTTGCCGAACATCTGACGGCACGCGGTTTTTCGGTGGCGATCATCGACCGCGAGGAGCCCGGTTTCGGCAGCACTGCGGCGAGCACGGCGATGCTGCAATGGGAAATCGACAGCACACTCACCGAACTCGAGGATTATTACGGCTTCGAGCGCGCCGCCGGCATCTACCGCCGCAGTGGTGCCGCGGTCGCCGGCCTTTCCAAGCTGATCGCCGCAAACGGCATCGTCTGCAGCTTCCGGCCGCGCAACACGCTCTATCTGGCCGACGGCCGCGAAGGCGCACGCGACCTCTTGGAGGAGCGCCAGCTTCGCCGCCGGGCGGGCCTGCCCGGTGTCTATCTCGAACATCCCGATCTCTTCACACAATTCGAACTCGACCGGGATGGCGCGATCTATTCGCCGGGTTCGGCGGAGTGCGATCCGCTGCTTCTGACCTGGGCCCTGATTGAGATGGCGGTGCGGCGCGGCGCGCGGCTGCTCGACGCTTCCGTGACCGCGCTGCACAGCGAAGGCGACCACGTCACGGCAGAGACCGATGGAGGCCACGTCATCGAGGCGCGGCATGTCGTGCTGGCGACCGGCTATTCGATGCCGGGCCTCGACATGCCGAAGCTGCACCGGTCGACTTCGAGCTGGGCGCTCGCCACCGTGCCGCAGGACCCGGCAAATTTCTGGCGTGACAGGGCGCTGATCTGGGAGGACAGCCACCCCTATCTCTACATGCGCACGACGGCGGACAATCGCATCGTCGCCGGCGGCGAAGATGACGAGACGATCGATGCGGAGGCGCGCGACCGCAAGCTGCCGGCAAAGACCATGGCAATCCAGGAGAAGATGAAGCGGCTGTGGCCGAAAGCCGATACGCGGGTGGAACACGCCTGGTGCGGCACTTTCGGCGAGACGGTCGACGGTCTGCCGCTGATCGGCCCGGTGCCGGAGACGCCGCATGTCTTCGCAGCCTATGGCTACGGCGGCAACGGCATCACCTTTTCCTATCTCGCCGCGCAGATGATCGGCGCCATGCTGGCCGGCATGCATCGCGACTGGTTCGAAGATTTTGCGCTCGACAGGGATGGGCCGGGTTTGGCGCGCTTTCATTCGGGAATGCATAGAAGCGAGACGGAAAGCCAAAGGCGCTGA
- a CDS encoding protein of unknown function UPF0118 (PFAM: protein of unknown function UPF0118~KEGG: ret:RHE_CH01230 putative permease protein): MGLRGPHRMGIANGIRKQAKKIAIGERHTSAWAQSLKEAAEELPPPPLHRLEKDGLDVSMAWAIIGIFGILFLAAVYLMSLILIPITLAVVVGMILGMAAEKLSRMGVPRLANAFILSSSVALVIFLLINSLADPLMTLANEGPAFAERTINRVMPYLERIRWLHITPATFESGSMSIGALLENTGNVLHVVTTSLTPALVQGLIFFAALLFFLAGRVNLRKTIIMTFRTRTQRLAAIRVINAVEQVLGFYFATASLIYVGLGVVMTVIAYAGGLSAPVLWGFFAFLSSFIPYLGITLMTLAVAVAGILTHDGLLIGLMPAAAFFTVHLLMENLIFPAVMGRRLEINPFVVFLAILFWTWMWGAVGAMLALPLSLIVMTIIDELLIEEKPQPQLPK, encoded by the coding sequence ATGGGGCTTCGGGGACCTCACCGCATGGGCATCGCCAACGGCATCCGCAAACAAGCAAAGAAGATCGCCATCGGCGAACGCCACACCAGCGCCTGGGCACAGTCGCTGAAGGAGGCAGCCGAAGAGTTGCCGCCGCCACCGCTGCACCGGCTGGAAAAGGACGGGCTCGACGTCAGCATGGCCTGGGCGATCATCGGCATCTTCGGCATTCTCTTCCTTGCCGCCGTCTATCTGATGTCGCTGATCCTCATTCCCATCACGCTTGCCGTCGTCGTCGGCATGATCCTCGGCATGGCGGCAGAAAAGCTCAGCAGGATGGGGGTGCCGCGGCTTGCCAACGCCTTCATCCTGTCAAGCAGTGTGGCGCTGGTGATCTTCCTGTTGATCAACTCGCTTGCCGACCCGCTAATGACGCTGGCCAATGAAGGCCCCGCCTTCGCCGAGCGAACCATCAACCGCGTCATGCCTTATCTGGAGCGCATCAGATGGCTGCATATCACGCCGGCGACATTCGAAAGCGGGTCGATGTCGATCGGCGCGTTGCTCGAGAACACCGGCAACGTGCTGCATGTCGTGACCACCAGCCTAACGCCGGCCCTGGTGCAGGGATTGATTTTCTTTGCGGCGCTGCTGTTCTTCCTCGCTGGTCGGGTCAATCTGCGCAAGACGATCATCATGACCTTCCGCACCCGCACACAGCGCCTGGCGGCGATCCGTGTCATCAACGCTGTCGAGCAGGTGCTCGGCTTCTATTTCGCCACGGCCTCGCTGATCTATGTCGGGCTCGGCGTGGTCATGACTGTCATCGCCTATGCCGGCGGGCTGTCGGCCCCGGTGCTCTGGGGCTTCTTCGCCTTCCTGTCGAGCTTCATCCCCTATCTCGGCATCACACTGATGACGCTTGCCGTCGCCGTCGCCGGCATCCTCACCCATGATGGCCTCCTTATCGGCCTGATGCCGGCCGCAGCCTTCTTCACCGTGCATCTGCTCATGGAGAACCTGATCTTCCCGGCGGTGATGGGACGGCGGCTGGAAATCAATCCCTTCGTCGTCTTCCTCGCCATCCTGTTCTGGACCTGGATGTGGGGCGCCGTCGGCGCCATGCTGGCGCTGCCGCTTTCGTTGATCGTCATGACTATCATCGACGAATTGCTGATCGAGGAAAAACCGCAGCCGCAGTTGCCGAAATGA
- a CDS encoding Glyoxalase/bleomycin resistance protein/dioxygenase (PFAM: Glyoxalase/bleomycin resistance protein/dioxygenase~KEGG: rec:RHECIAT_CH0001319 putative glyoxylase protein) → MTTETSYALTRPAYIDQSHLIVTDLGLVSGFYQSMLGLKVIEKTASGEVLGVGDLPLLTLTTAKNAMIAPRNAAGLFHTAFLMPDRTELARWLRHAAQNNVTLDGASDHLVSEAIYLSDPEGNGIEIYADRPHEQWKFHEDGMVEMATLRLDLQALYNSAPDERWDGMAAGTAIGHLHLQVGDIPQADAFYRDVLGLKLMARYPGASFFASGGYHHHLGANIWNSRGATARAGNMTGLSDYKVRFNDKATLDAAVSKLDALEINSEKRDGGVFLKDPWGIGLTLSA, encoded by the coding sequence ATGACGACCGAAACTTCCTATGCGCTGACGCGACCCGCCTATATCGACCAGTCGCATCTGATTGTGACCGACCTCGGTCTGGTTTCCGGCTTCTACCAATCGATGCTCGGCCTGAAGGTGATCGAGAAGACGGCGAGCGGCGAAGTGCTGGGTGTCGGCGACCTGCCTTTGCTGACGCTGACCACCGCAAAGAATGCCATGATCGCGCCGCGCAATGCCGCAGGCCTTTTCCACACCGCCTTCCTGATGCCGGACCGGACGGAGCTCGCACGCTGGCTGCGCCACGCGGCACAGAATAACGTCACGCTCGACGGCGCCTCGGACCATCTGGTCAGCGAAGCGATCTATCTTTCCGATCCGGAAGGCAACGGCATCGAGATCTATGCCGACCGCCCGCACGAACAATGGAAATTCCATGAGGACGGCATGGTGGAGATGGCGACGCTTCGCCTCGACCTGCAGGCGCTCTACAACAGCGCGCCTGATGAGCGCTGGGACGGCATGGCTGCGGGGACGGCGATCGGCCATCTGCATCTGCAGGTCGGCGACATCCCGCAGGCCGACGCCTTCTACCGTGACGTCCTCGGCCTCAAGCTGATGGCGCGTTATCCGGGCGCGAGCTTCTTTGCGAGCGGCGGCTACCACCACCATCTCGGCGCCAATATCTGGAACAGCCGAGGCGCCACGGCACGCGCCGGCAACATGACCGGGCTTTCGGACTACAAGGTCCGTTTCAACGACAAGGCGACGCTGGATGCGGCGGTCTCCAAGCTCGATGCGCTTGAGATCAACAGTGAGAAGCGCGACGGCGGCGTGTTCTTGAAAGATCCCTGGGGCATCGGCCTGACGCTTTCGGCGTAA
- a CDS encoding UspA domain protein (PFAM: UspA domain protein~KEGG: ret:RHE_CH01233 universal stress protein) codes for MYRKIIVAIALGGIDKGEKILRKAASLLDEGGEIIALNVVEDVPSYVAIELPANMVEDAMKDGREKLEALIAAAGVTATIEIRNGPPAKAIISAAESHGADLIIVASHVPDFSNYFIGATADRVVRHAKCSVLVDRQKV; via the coding sequence ATGTACAGAAAGATCATCGTAGCGATCGCGCTCGGCGGCATCGACAAGGGAGAAAAAATCCTCCGCAAGGCCGCGTCCTTGCTCGACGAAGGCGGCGAGATCATCGCGCTCAATGTTGTCGAGGATGTGCCGAGTTATGTCGCGATCGAACTGCCGGCCAACATGGTCGAGGACGCCATGAAGGATGGCCGCGAGAAGCTGGAAGCACTGATCGCCGCAGCCGGCGTCACGGCAACCATCGAGATCCGCAACGGCCCGCCGGCCAAAGCGATCATTTCGGCCGCCGAAAGCCACGGCGCTGACCTGATTATCGTCGCCTCGCACGTTCCGGACTTTTCCAACTACTTCATCGGCGCCACCGCCGATCGGGTCGTGCGCCATGCCAAATGCTCGGTGCTCGTCGACCGGCAGAAGGTTTGA
- a CDS encoding Hly-III family protein (PFAM: Hly-III family protein~KEGG: ret:RHE_CH01234 putative hemolysin III protein) has protein sequence MGEFNGIRWAYDRYELIADGIVHGVGLVLALIGATVLIFYATVWSSHGALAAAWIYGVGLVLTLAISFSYNAWPVSRTKWYLRRFDHSAIFLLIAATYTPFLERGADDPLLLFMLVAIWLFAAVGIFLKCVFPGRFDRLAILLYLAMGWSGVLVAEPVASRIPAASMLLIVIGGVIYSLGVIFHVWEKLRFQNAIWHGFVVAAAAVHYSAVFTCFSLSPPGL, from the coding sequence ATGGGCGAGTTCAACGGCATCCGCTGGGCTTATGATAGATACGAATTGATCGCCGACGGTATTGTCCACGGCGTCGGTCTCGTGCTGGCCCTGATCGGCGCCACCGTGCTGATCTTCTACGCCACGGTCTGGAGTTCACACGGCGCGCTCGCCGCCGCCTGGATCTATGGCGTCGGGCTGGTGCTGACGCTTGCCATTTCCTTTTCCTATAACGCCTGGCCGGTCTCGCGCACGAAATGGTATCTGCGCCGTTTCGATCATTCGGCGATCTTCCTCTTGATCGCCGCCACCTACACGCCCTTCCTCGAACGCGGCGCCGACGATCCGCTGCTCTTGTTCATGTTGGTCGCCATCTGGTTGTTCGCCGCCGTCGGCATTTTCTTGAAATGCGTCTTTCCCGGGCGTTTCGACCGTCTTGCCATCCTGCTTTATCTCGCCATGGGCTGGAGCGGCGTTCTGGTGGCCGAGCCCGTCGCCTCGCGCATTCCCGCCGCCTCGATGCTGCTGATCGTCATCGGCGGTGTCATCTATTCACTCGGCGTCATCTTCCATGTCTGGGAGAAGCTGCGCTTCCAGAACGCCATCTGGCACGGCTTCGTCGTCGCCGCGGCGGCCGTGCATTATTCGGCCGTCTTCACCTGTTTCAGCCTGTCGCCACCAGGCCTCTGA
- a CDS encoding GCN5-related N-acetyltransferase (PFAM: GCN5-related N-acetyltransferase~KEGG: rec:RHECIAT_CH0001322 probable phosphinothricin acetyltransferase (antibiotic resistance) protein), with translation MPAFANNMNPSIMTDAVLLRDATEADLSAIRDIYNHAVEHTTAIWNDTLVDLENRLEWFKARKARGFPVIVAEMSGKVAGYASYGDWRAFDGYRHTVEHSVYVDKDCRGGGIGERLMRELIVRAAAGNIHVMIAGIEAENTASIRLHEKLGFRIAGRFSEVGTKFGRWLDLTCMELRLPGKVD, from the coding sequence ATGCCCGCCTTCGCAAACAATATGAACCCGAGCATCATGACAGACGCTGTCCTCCTCCGCGACGCCACCGAAGCCGATCTTTCCGCCATCCGCGATATCTACAATCACGCCGTCGAGCACACGACGGCAATCTGGAACGACACGCTGGTCGATCTCGAAAATCGGCTGGAATGGTTCAAGGCGCGCAAGGCACGCGGCTTTCCGGTCATCGTCGCCGAAATGTCGGGCAAGGTCGCAGGCTACGCCTCCTATGGTGATTGGCGCGCCTTCGACGGCTACCGCCACACGGTCGAGCATTCCGTCTATGTCGACAAGGATTGCCGCGGTGGCGGCATCGGCGAGCGGCTGATGCGGGAGCTGATCGTGCGTGCTGCCGCCGGCAATATCCACGTGATGATTGCCGGCATCGAGGCTGAGAACACCGCCTCGATCAGGCTGCACGAAAAGCTCGGCTTCCGCATCGCCGGCAGGTTTTCCGAGGTCGGCACCAAGTTCGGCCGCTGGCTGGACCTCACCTGCATGGAACTTCGCCTGCCCGGCAAGGTGGATTGA
- a CDS encoding pentapeptide repeat protein (PFAM: pentapeptide repeat protein~KEGG: rec:RHECIAT_CH0001323 hypothetical protein), whose protein sequence is MNSSMAKHGSSLGLLALVLLAFAPVAARAADCGSLASPKLDWQECTKKNLMLQGSDLEGANLVGTDFSLTDLAGANFKSANLEKATLVRASLEGAHAEGANFAKIEAYRSSFANIAADGASFAGAELQRANFAGARLAGASFEKAELGRADFDKAVLTGAKFSFANLSRADLSGATFETTPMFDRAFMFLTHIEGLDLSAATGLEQTQIDLACGDTSTKLPAGLSAPTTWPCPAEHE, encoded by the coding sequence GTGAATAGTTCAATGGCAAAGCACGGATCGTCGCTCGGTCTCCTTGCCCTCGTCCTTCTGGCATTTGCGCCGGTTGCCGCACGGGCCGCCGATTGCGGCAGCCTGGCCTCGCCGAAGCTCGACTGGCAGGAATGCACCAAGAAGAACCTGATGTTGCAGGGCAGTGATCTCGAAGGCGCCAATCTTGTCGGCACCGATTTCTCGCTGACCGATCTTGCTGGCGCCAACTTCAAATCCGCCAATCTGGAGAAGGCGACGCTGGTGCGCGCCTCGCTGGAGGGCGCCCATGCCGAAGGCGCCAACTTCGCCAAGATCGAGGCCTATCGCTCCAGCTTCGCCAATATCGCCGCCGATGGCGCTTCCTTTGCCGGCGCCGAGCTGCAGCGCGCCAATTTCGCCGGCGCCCGGCTCGCCGGCGCGAGCTTCGAAAAGGCGGAGCTCGGCCGCGCCGATTTCGACAAGGCGGTGCTGACGGGGGCGAAATTCTCGTTCGCCAATCTCTCCCGTGCCGATCTCTCCGGCGCCACCTTCGAAACCACGCCGATGTTCGATCGCGCCTTCATGTTCCTGACCCACATCGAAGGCCTTGACCTCTCGGCCGCAACCGGGCTCGAACAGACCCAAATCGACCTTGCCTGCGGCGATACCTCGACCAAGCTGCCGGCCGGCCTCTCCGCACCGACAACCTGGCCCTGTCCCGCCGAGCACGAGTGA
- a CDS encoding methionine-R-sulfoxide reductase (KEGG: ret:RHE_CH01247 methionine sulfoxide reductase B~TIGRFAM: methionine-R-sulfoxide reductase~PFAM: Methionine sulfoxide reductase B): MSETATTAKIHKTDADWKEQLTPEQYRITRQHGTERAFTGPYWDSFETGLYRCVGCNAPLFRSDTKFDAGCGWPSYFEAVSPESVTEHRDTAFGMVRTEIRCGSCDAHLGHVFPDGPPPTGLRYCINGHSMVFEPGK; encoded by the coding sequence ATGTCCGAAACTGCGACCACCGCCAAGATCCACAAGACCGACGCCGACTGGAAAGAGCAGCTCACTCCCGAGCAGTACCGCATCACGCGCCAGCACGGCACCGAACGCGCCTTCACCGGCCCTTATTGGGATTCGTTCGAGACGGGGCTTTACCGCTGCGTCGGCTGCAACGCGCCGCTTTTCCGCTCCGACACGAAATTCGATGCCGGCTGCGGCTGGCCGAGCTATTTCGAAGCAGTGTCGCCCGAATCGGTGACGGAGCATCGCGACACGGCCTTTGGCATGGTGCGCACCGAAATCCGCTGCGGCAGCTGCGACGCCCATCTCGGCCACGTCTTTCCCGACGGCCCACCGCCGACCGGCCTGCGCTATTGCATCAACGGCCACTCCATGGTGTTCGAGCCTGGGAAGTAA
- a CDS encoding conserved hypothetical protein (KEGG: rec:RHECIAT_CH0001337 hypothetical protein), which yields MFETAIVLLYGLVAVAAMAVTLLEGWANHDGVTLHRLAGLFACLLWPLTLVVFILHGCIARLLTRLSRSTA from the coding sequence GTGTTTGAAACAGCAATCGTCCTGCTCTACGGCCTCGTGGCCGTGGCAGCCATGGCGGTCACACTGTTGGAAGGCTGGGCCAACCATGACGGCGTGACGCTTCATCGTCTCGCCGGGCTCTTCGCCTGCCTGCTCTGGCCGCTGACGCTTGTGGTCTTCATCCTCCACGGTTGCATCGCCCGGCTGCTGACGCGTCTTTCCAGATCGACGGCCTGA